A genome region from Trichoderma asperellum chromosome 7, complete sequence includes the following:
- a CDS encoding uncharacterized protein (EggNog:ENOG41): protein MLSTQPKFQSECLDQGASLFFTRLPREMRDLVYQQYLAVDAIADGVSTNQPEDLFLNEDQPYEGDSDDMPLEATCQKILSEMRSVRRLREVAMTFYSPWNFRLQLAVKGRLDWACVQKIRLQLRDEDRFNLRGAEFTKKALLRTRELKILYVDCSSFNEASSRAIGPNIIISSADPSSQDDEDEADPELFAKSQWIETLLADCGTQLERLEMVVLKGKGRYPTFWPQQIRQFVNDNVEVLELD, encoded by the coding sequence ATGTTGTCAACACAGCCGAAATTCCAGTCCGAATGCCTAGACCAAGgcgcctctctcttctttactCGCCTCCCCAGGGAGATGCGTGACCTTGTCTACCAGCAGTACTTGGCTGTCGATGCCATCGCAGACGGCGTGTCGACGAACCAGCCCGAAGACTTGTTTCTCAACGAGGACCAGCCTTACGAAGGCGATAGCGATGACATGCCTCTTGAAGCTACCTGCCAGAAGATACTTTCGGAAATGCGCAGTGTGAGGCGGCTGCGGGAGGTGGCCATGACCTTCTACTCGCCTTGGAATTTCCGGCTCCAGCTCGCAGTCAAAGGCCGTCTTGACTGGGCCTGCGTCCAGAAGATCCGCCTCCAACTGCGTGACGAGGACCGGTTCAACCTTCGAGGCGCAGAGTTCACCAAGAAGGCCCTGTTGCGGACGAGAGAGCTCAAGATTTTGTACGTTGACTGCTCCTCATTCAACGAGGCCTCCAGCAGAGCAATCGGGCCCAATATAATCATCTCGAGCGCGGATCCCAGTTCCcaggacgacgaagatgaagcagatcCGGAACTCTTTGCAAAATCACAGTGGATAGAAACCTTGCTCGCTGATTGTGGCACGCAGCTGGAAAGGCTGGAAATGGTGGTGCTCAAGGGCAAAGGCCGCTATCCAACCTTCTGGCCGCAGCAGATCAGGCAATTTGTCAATGACAATGTCGAGGTACTGGAACTGGACTAG
- a CDS encoding uncharacterized protein (EggNog:ENOG41), producing the protein MTTTQHPPAPPSLEERRLYYFNIFPACPRLVARSSTFVWEHPRKPGSVMYLTRLRYDRRDSPFFRLWENWKSGLIIQLMRIAERVNYTFMETARVEINGESHDTLMIGVEPDSLSWERGYALALRCKAVLEERGIHNVHCEIREARGFWW; encoded by the coding sequence ATGACAACAACGCAGCATCCTCCCGCTCCTCCGAGCCTCGAAGAGCGCAGGCTCTACTATTTCAATATTTTTCCTGCTTGCCCCCGGCTCGTTGCGCGCTCTAGCACATTTGTCTGGGAGCATCCCAGGAAGCCTGGCTCCGTCATGTATCTGACACGTTTGCGGTATGATAGAAGAGACTCACCATTTTTTCGACTATGGGAAAATTGGAAATCTGGCCTTATCATCCAGCTCATGAGGATTGCCGAAAGGGTAAATTATACCTTTATGGAGACGGCTCGTGTTGAGATAAATGGTGAATCCCACGATACGCTCATGATCGGCGTCGAGCCAGATTCACTGTCATGGGAACGCGGATATGCTCTCGCACTGCGATGCAAAGCAGTCTTGGAAGAACGTGGTATCCACAACGTGCATTGCGAGATACGGGAGGCCAGGGGTTTCTGGTGGTAA